Proteins from one Nakamurella multipartita DSM 44233 genomic window:
- a CDS encoding family 2A encapsulin nanocompartment shell protein: protein MTTATHSQALGDAAARNLADVTKTVPQMATITPRWLVHLLAWVPVEAGIYRVNKVKHPEEVDVVCSNYDESPLPTTFVDYEENPREYLLNSVSTILDVHTRVSDLYSSPHDQIKEQLRLTIEAIKEHQEGELINSPNYGLIAQCAASQRIPTISGPPTPDDLDSLIARVWKEPAFFLTHPEGVAAFGRECTRRGVPPPTVSLFGSQFLTWRGLPIVPSNKVPLENGKTKFLLIRTGAARQGVVGLYQPGLAGEQGPGLSVRFMGIDRSAIASYLVSLYCSLAVLTDDALAVLDDVAVDRFHDYSPTYR, encoded by the coding sequence ATGACGACAGCGACCCATTCCCAGGCCCTCGGCGATGCCGCGGCCAGAAATCTTGCGGACGTCACCAAGACCGTGCCGCAGATGGCAACCATCACGCCGAGATGGTTGGTCCATCTGCTGGCCTGGGTGCCCGTCGAGGCCGGCATCTACCGGGTCAACAAGGTCAAGCACCCGGAGGAGGTCGACGTCGTCTGCTCCAATTACGACGAGTCGCCCCTGCCGACGACCTTCGTGGACTACGAGGAGAACCCGCGCGAGTACCTGCTCAACTCGGTCTCCACGATCCTGGACGTGCACACCCGGGTCTCCGACCTGTACTCGAGCCCGCACGACCAGATCAAGGAACAGCTGCGGCTGACCATCGAGGCGATCAAGGAGCACCAGGAGGGCGAGCTGATCAACAGCCCGAACTACGGGTTGATCGCCCAGTGCGCCGCCAGCCAGCGCATCCCGACCATCAGCGGGCCGCCCACTCCGGACGATCTGGACAGCCTGATCGCCCGGGTGTGGAAGGAGCCGGCGTTCTTCCTGACCCACCCCGAAGGGGTGGCCGCGTTCGGTCGTGAATGCACCCGGCGGGGCGTGCCGCCGCCCACCGTGAGCCTGTTCGGCTCCCAGTTCCTGACCTGGCGAGGCCTGCCGATCGTGCCCAGCAACAAGGTCCCGTTGGAGAACGGCAAGACCAAGTTCCTGCTGATCCGCACGGGGGCCGCCCGGCAAGGGGTGGTCGGCCTGTACCAGCCCGGCCTGGCCGGAGAGCAGGGGCCGGGCCTGTCGGTCCGCTTCATGGGCATCGACCGCAGCGCCATCGCGTCCTACCTGGTCTCGCTGTACTGCTCGCTGGCCGTGCTGACCGACGATGCCCTGGCGGTGCTCGACGACGTGGCCGTCGACCGGTTCCATGACTACAGCCCGACCTACCGCTGA
- a CDS encoding DUF2079 domain-containing protein encodes MPESAAPSPPLPVRRSVPRDRAAAGRWAWLTTPPGADGLFGPVPTAELSRGRRLAIWTVSVAAFVVYAYDSILRHLQYKTTIDITIFQQAIANYAQGRTPKVLIKSQEPFNSLGDHFTPIMMVLAPFYRIWPSVMTLLLAQAVMLAVAVHVVTRVAVRRLGGLGYYIGVAFALSWGVLKVLDFDFHEACFTVAFLALALEALLDDRPGRLVLWCGALLLVKEDTPLFIAGIGLVVLLQRRWALAIGLLAGSVLAFGLLTMVVIPWFSYTGTYTYFALGSAAAPSGPFALGQTVLANLFSLNGLTLLAALAVTAALGLRSPLMLVMLPTLVARFASQREVYLEMKYYYDGPLMVVCFLALAVAIAQRRQRRGITPQRVRAFWTSPQGLAAGLLLAVVIDYQVHTTELPITVAASREECQFCTAAERISAQIPDGARVIADAGLLGNLTDRHPVLVAGPEWTDSTHLPLQADWVVLRMDSGPAGADTSWLTERRALLLAQGYRQLDQQGTLVLLHRDSS; translated from the coding sequence GTGCCTGAGTCCGCGGCCCCGAGCCCGCCGTTGCCGGTGCGCCGCTCGGTCCCGCGGGATCGCGCGGCGGCCGGGCGGTGGGCCTGGCTGACGACCCCGCCGGGCGCCGACGGCCTGTTCGGGCCGGTCCCCACGGCGGAGCTGAGCCGGGGCCGCCGGCTGGCGATCTGGACCGTCAGCGTGGCCGCGTTCGTCGTCTACGCCTACGACTCGATCCTGCGGCACCTGCAGTACAAGACGACCATCGACATCACGATCTTCCAGCAGGCCATCGCCAACTACGCCCAGGGCCGCACCCCGAAAGTGCTGATCAAGTCCCAGGAACCGTTCAACAGCCTGGGCGATCACTTCACGCCGATCATGATGGTGCTGGCGCCGTTCTACCGGATCTGGCCGAGCGTGATGACGCTGCTGCTGGCCCAGGCGGTGATGCTGGCCGTCGCCGTGCACGTGGTCACCCGGGTGGCCGTGCGCCGGCTCGGCGGGCTGGGCTACTACATCGGTGTCGCGTTCGCCCTGTCCTGGGGCGTGCTCAAGGTGCTCGACTTCGACTTCCACGAGGCCTGTTTCACGGTCGCGTTCCTGGCCCTGGCCCTGGAGGCGCTGCTGGACGATCGGCCGGGCCGGCTGGTGCTGTGGTGCGGCGCGCTGCTGCTGGTCAAGGAGGACACCCCGCTGTTCATCGCCGGCATCGGGCTGGTGGTGCTGCTGCAGCGCCGCTGGGCCCTGGCCATCGGCCTGCTGGCCGGCTCGGTCCTGGCGTTCGGGCTGCTGACCATGGTGGTGATCCCCTGGTTCAGCTACACCGGCACGTACACCTACTTCGCGCTGGGCTCGGCCGCGGCACCGTCCGGGCCGTTCGCGCTGGGCCAGACCGTGTTGGCCAACCTGTTCAGCCTCAACGGCCTGACGTTGCTGGCGGCCCTGGCCGTGACCGCGGCGCTGGGCCTGCGCTCGCCGCTGATGCTGGTCATGCTGCCGACCCTGGTGGCCCGGTTCGCCTCGCAGCGCGAGGTCTACCTGGAGATGAAGTACTACTACGACGGCCCGCTGATGGTCGTGTGCTTCCTGGCCCTGGCGGTGGCGATCGCCCAGCGGCGGCAGCGCCGGGGCATCACCCCGCAGCGGGTGCGCGCCTTCTGGACCTCGCCGCAGGGCCTGGCCGCCGGGCTGCTGCTCGCCGTCGTCATCGACTACCAGGTGCACACCACCGAGCTGCCGATCACCGTGGCGGCCTCCCGGGAGGAGTGCCAGTTCTGCACGGCGGCCGAGCGGATCTCGGCGCAGATCCCGGACGGGGCCCGGGTGATCGCCGACGCCGGGTTGCTGGGGAACTTGACCGACCGGCATCCGGTGCTGGTCGCCGGCCCGGAATGGACCGACTCCACCCACCTGCCGCTGCAGGCCGACTGGGTGGTGCTGCGGATGGACTCCGGACCGGCCGGCGCCGACACGTCCTGGTTGACCGAGCGTCGCGCCCTGCTGCTGGCGCAGGGCTACCGCCAGCTCGATCAACAGGGGACGCTGGTCCTGCTCCATCGCGACTCGTCCTGA
- a CDS encoding ClpP family protease translates to MPTLTTPDAPGLSGGFDDQLAGRLLHQRIVVLGQQVDDPIANRICAQLLLLSAEDPRADISLYINSPGGSVSAGLAIFDTMRLIPNDVSTLAMGLAASMGQFLLTAGTPGKRFALPHSRILMHQGSAGIRGTAVDVQIQAENLEYVKALMHRLTAEHSGQDVATIERDSDRDRWFTADQAVEYGLVDAVLASTSDVRPAADRRRIGLGLGA, encoded by the coding sequence ATGCCCACCCTGACCACGCCCGACGCACCTGGCCTGTCCGGCGGATTCGACGACCAGTTGGCCGGCCGGCTGCTGCATCAACGCATCGTGGTGCTCGGCCAGCAGGTCGACGACCCGATCGCCAACCGCATCTGCGCCCAGCTGCTGCTGCTGTCCGCCGAGGATCCGCGGGCCGATATCAGCCTCTACATCAATTCGCCCGGCGGCTCGGTCTCGGCCGGCCTGGCCATCTTCGACACCATGCGGTTGATCCCCAACGACGTGAGCACGCTGGCCATGGGCCTGGCCGCGAGCATGGGCCAGTTCCTGCTCACCGCCGGCACGCCCGGCAAGCGGTTCGCGCTGCCGCACAGCCGGATCCTGATGCACCAGGGCTCCGCCGGCATCCGGGGCACGGCCGTCGACGTGCAGATCCAGGCCGAGAACCTGGAGTACGTCAAGGCGCTGATGCACCGGCTGACCGCCGAACATTCCGGTCAGGACGTGGCGACCATCGAGCGGGACTCGGACCGGGACCGCTGGTTCACCGCCGATCAGGCCGTCGAGTACGGCCTGGTCGACGCGGTGCTGGCGTCGACCTCGGACGTCCGGCCGGCGGCCGACCGCCGCCGCATCGGCCTCGGACTGGGGGCCTGA
- a CDS encoding ClpP family protease, with protein sequence MGHYTVPTVIERTPAGERVVDVFSRLLSDRIIYLGTEIDDDVANVIVAQLLHLESDNPDAEIGLYINSPGGSMSAMTAVYDTMQFVRAPVATTCVGQAASAAAILLAAGAPGRRAVLPHTRVLLHQPSTGGEGQISDLTLQARELLRVREQMEQVLARHTGQDVATLRRDTDRDKVFTAEQAVAYGLADLIVSARPPALARPA encoded by the coding sequence ATGGGGCACTACACCGTCCCCACCGTCATCGAGCGGACGCCGGCCGGCGAACGGGTCGTGGACGTCTTCAGCCGGCTGTTGTCCGACCGGATCATCTACCTGGGCACCGAGATCGACGACGACGTCGCCAACGTGATCGTCGCCCAGCTGCTGCACCTGGAGTCGGACAACCCCGACGCCGAGATCGGCCTGTACATCAACTCGCCGGGCGGATCGATGTCGGCGATGACGGCCGTCTACGACACCATGCAATTCGTGCGGGCGCCGGTGGCCACCACCTGCGTCGGCCAGGCCGCTTCGGCCGCGGCGATCCTGCTGGCCGCCGGCGCCCCCGGCCGGCGGGCGGTGCTACCGCACACCCGGGTGCTGCTGCATCAACCCTCCACCGGCGGCGAAGGTCAGATCTCCGACCTGACCTTGCAGGCCCGCGAGCTGCTGCGGGTGCGCGAGCAGATGGAGCAGGTGCTGGCCCGGCACACCGGACAGGACGTGGCCACCCTGCGCCGGGACACCGACCGGGACAAGGTGTTCACCGCCGAGCAGGCGGTGGCCTACGGGCTGGCCGACCTGATCGTCAGCGCCCGGCCGCCGGCCCTGGCCCGCCCGGCCTGA
- a CDS encoding IS110 family RNA-guided transposase gives MPVIDDDEIAYGRVAGMDISKRDVKVAVRLIENGRVKRLKVRTFATTTPSLLRLRDWLTELDIELVAMESTGVYWKPLFLVLEDQFRCWLLNPRDVKRVPGNKTDVKDAEWIARMAQLGLVTPSFVPDIPVRELRELTRYRSNVVRDRTRAVQRLQDLLESAGIKLSSTVSDITGKSATAMLHAMINDPAGAMSDPRQVADLALVRMRSKLPELTEALTGHFTDHHARLAATMMRQINDLDTLLTDLDQQIDQEIAPFARAVDHLETIPGVSRRAAMIIVSEIGIDMSRFTGTDRLASWAGLSPGNNESAGRHLSTRTRKGNRSLRAVLFQCAKAAARTHSTYLAAKYADLCTRMKPTKALVAISRIILETCHHLIRKDTDYHDLGPTYLNEYRRRDLDKNRIRRARTILETNGYTVTHNDAA, from the coding sequence ATGCCGGTGATCGACGACGACGAGATCGCCTACGGCCGGGTCGCGGGGATGGACATCTCCAAGCGCGATGTCAAGGTCGCGGTCCGGCTGATCGAGAACGGCCGGGTCAAACGACTCAAGGTCCGCACCTTCGCCACGACGACACCATCGCTGCTGCGGCTACGGGACTGGCTGACCGAACTGGACATCGAGCTGGTCGCGATGGAATCGACCGGGGTGTACTGGAAACCATTGTTCCTGGTGCTGGAAGACCAGTTCAGATGCTGGCTACTCAACCCGCGGGACGTCAAACGGGTACCGGGCAACAAGACCGACGTCAAGGACGCCGAATGGATCGCTCGGATGGCTCAGCTCGGGCTCGTCACACCCTCGTTCGTGCCGGACATCCCGGTGCGGGAGCTGCGGGAGTTGACCCGGTACCGCAGCAACGTGGTCCGCGACCGGACCCGCGCCGTGCAACGGCTGCAGGATCTGCTCGAATCCGCCGGGATCAAGCTGTCCAGCACGGTCAGCGACATCACCGGCAAATCGGCCACCGCGATGCTGCACGCGATGATCAACGACCCGGCCGGGGCGATGAGTGATCCCCGCCAGGTCGCGGACCTGGCGCTGGTCCGGATGCGCAGCAAGCTCCCGGAACTGACCGAGGCCCTGACCGGACACTTCACCGACCACCACGCGCGACTGGCCGCCACGATGATGCGACAGATCAACGACCTCGACACGCTCCTCACGGACCTGGACCAACAGATCGACCAGGAGATCGCCCCTTTCGCCCGAGCGGTTGACCACCTCGAGACGATCCCGGGAGTCAGCCGCCGCGCCGCGATGATCATCGTCTCCGAGATCGGGATCGACATGAGCCGGTTCACCGGGACCGACCGGCTGGCCTCGTGGGCCGGGCTCAGCCCCGGGAACAACGAATCAGCCGGACGACACCTCTCGACCCGGACCCGCAAGGGCAACCGGTCACTACGCGCAGTGCTGTTCCAGTGCGCCAAGGCCGCCGCCCGCACCCACAGCACGTACCTGGCCGCGAAGTACGCCGATCTGTGTACCCGGATGAAACCAACCAAAGCCCTGGTCGCGATCTCCAGGATCATCCTGGAGACCTGTCACCACCTGATCCGCAAAGACACCGACTACCACGACCTCGGACCCACCTACCTGAACGAATACCGCCGCCGCGACCTGGACAAGAACCGGATCCGCCGCGCCCGCACCATCCTCGAAACCAACGGCTACACCGTCACCCACAACGACGCCGCATGA
- a CDS encoding helix-turn-helix domain-containing protein translates to MGEVVSLAGERERRRIAGNKPTARPLTAGAPGGMTGVGMTSAGMTAGAGTRTPGPAPARREPLWREVSGAVLREERRRQGRTLADVAGRAGMSVQHLSEVERGRKEASSEMLAAAAGSLGLSLAEFTRRCAGALAPAGSPAGPVLLAA, encoded by the coding sequence ATGGGTGAGGTCGTGTCGCTGGCCGGGGAGCGGGAGCGCCGCCGGATCGCGGGCAACAAGCCCACGGCTCGACCGCTGACGGCCGGGGCGCCCGGTGGGATGACGGGCGTTGGGATGACGAGCGCTGGGATGACGGCCGGGGCAGGGACGCGGACACCGGGTCCAGCGCCGGCTCGGCGCGAGCCGCTGTGGCGCGAGGTGTCCGGGGCCGTCCTGCGGGAGGAGCGCCGGCGCCAGGGCCGCACCCTGGCCGACGTCGCCGGCCGGGCCGGCATGTCCGTGCAGCACCTTTCCGAGGTGGAGCGGGGTCGCAAGGAGGCTTCCTCGGAGATGCTGGCCGCGGCCGCCGGCTCCCTCGGTCTGAGCCTGGCCGAGTTCACCCGCCGCTGCGCCGGCGCGCTGGCCCCGGCGGGGAGTCCGGCCGGCCCGGTGCTGCTGGCTGCCTGA
- a CDS encoding SPFH domain-containing protein — MSTLAWIILLILILPAIGLLVWVILAASLVRVPSGSLGLVMSRGKATDRSLLPGGHFVFAFRRVIIEEYPSVELAYRADGQSADEGVGFNRHLGDRRVSRGAFDRLEMSGPPLRATLGDRTEAVVVFTVRFQLLAENLRTVHERFGPNGIFGIVRDSSARAVLGSLAEHHDGIEQFFGAERQACEQRLATAVRDALEADGISMTGFVLGTADLGKTGEVVQATVRAQYELERERAEAQTRTLRALNDADLQKQMSSPNDGAWRYRETDLWRELVDRTEALNVALRAGPAVPVATAVNEDILVDQNDPGAPA, encoded by the coding sequence ATGAGCACTCTTGCCTGGATCATCCTGCTGATCCTGATCCTGCCCGCGATCGGCCTGCTGGTCTGGGTGATCCTGGCCGCGTCGCTGGTCCGGGTGCCCTCGGGCAGCCTCGGGCTGGTCATGTCCCGCGGCAAAGCCACCGACCGCTCGCTGCTGCCGGGCGGGCACTTCGTGTTCGCGTTCCGGCGGGTGATCATTGAGGAGTACCCCTCGGTCGAACTGGCCTACCGGGCGGACGGCCAGAGCGCCGACGAGGGGGTCGGCTTCAACCGCCACCTCGGCGACCGCCGGGTCAGCCGGGGCGCCTTCGACCGGCTGGAGATGTCCGGCCCGCCGCTGCGCGCAACCCTGGGCGACCGGACCGAGGCGGTCGTCGTCTTCACGGTGCGCTTCCAGTTGCTCGCCGAGAACCTGCGCACCGTCCACGAGCGGTTCGGGCCCAACGGGATCTTCGGCATCGTCCGCGATTCCAGCGCCCGGGCCGTCCTGGGCTCGCTGGCCGAGCATCACGACGGCATCGAGCAGTTCTTCGGCGCCGAGCGGCAGGCCTGCGAGCAGCGGCTGGCCACCGCCGTCCGCGACGCCCTGGAGGCCGACGGCATCTCGATGACCGGGTTCGTCCTGGGTACGGCCGACCTGGGCAAGACCGGGGAGGTCGTGCAGGCGACCGTGCGCGCCCAGTACGAGCTCGAGCGGGAACGGGCCGAGGCGCAGACCCGCACCCTGCGCGCCCTCAACGACGCCGACCTGCAAAAGCAGATGAGCTCGCCCAACGACGGGGCCTGGCGCTACCGGGAGACCGACCTGTGGCGCGAGCTGGTCGACCGCACCGAGGCGCTCAACGTGGCCCTGCGGGCCGGGCCCGCGGTCCCGGTCGCCACCGCGGTGAATGAGGACATCCTGGTCGACCAGAACGATCCGGGGGCCCCGGCGTGA
- a CDS encoding DUF4242 domain-containing protein, with product MPRYLIERDLPGAANLTTEDLAKIARTSNDAVASLGVPYTWVTSYVAGDKIYCVHEAQDAETIREHARRGGFPCTLVAEVTNEFGPQTADLMPAR from the coding sequence ATGCCCCGCTACCTGATCGAGCGCGACCTGCCGGGTGCCGCGAACCTGACCACCGAGGATCTGGCGAAGATCGCCCGGACCTCCAATGACGCCGTGGCCTCGCTGGGTGTGCCCTACACCTGGGTGACCAGCTACGTCGCCGGCGACAAGATCTACTGCGTGCACGAGGCGCAGGATGCCGAGACGATCCGCGAACACGCCCGCCGCGGCGGCTTCCCGTGCACCCTGGTGGCCGAGGTGACCAACGAGTTCGGCCCGCAGACGGCCGATCTGATGCCGGCTCGGTGA
- a CDS encoding helix-turn-helix transcriptional regulator, which produces MKLVERDHPFDVLRMAMVTAAAGEGAGVAVAGEPGIGKSALIAAACREGSGIRVLRASCDPLSTPRPLGPFRDLAGEAGFSADLAREPMLSEICELVFRALRAEPTILVIEDLHWIDAASVDVLRFLARRVPSMPVALLVSYRDHEIGPGHSARVLLDDFARLEQLTTVRLAALTVAGVGELLRSTALDPVRVHTLTGGNPFFVTEVVKEPDLPLPTSVRDAVLARTVPVSPTDVEVLQLVACAPDRLDDRALPALGVDLPTLRRLDRTGLLIRSRDGLVFRHELARQAVESTIPPGGAPQLHARLLAALEQIDPPDPAVLTHHAVGARDSARATRYARAAAQQATSAGSHTEAVAFYRTALTHLVGASAGERADLLLHLGFEEYMTNRLNAAIRTVSATFPLWQEAADPRGLATAHEEVAVFEYYNARRRQAEEHAERACAIAGEAGPELTFGQARATRGYLAYMRNDFDLALACHDDAGRIAETGQDQPLAIRTRLVRAAAALSGGDESARASLAQLIEAARNHNLDELASTGYSNLANLDVEQRRLRDAQHVLEQSLPFTDERDIPICRQWQTGVRSRLHFARGRFSAALEDADFVLHGDGMPLATVWPLLVTALAPLRQGTVRPTPDPLDAAWDLVGRIDEPLRRSAVFSALAERMWMTGVPDDRVIQDAPGELARLLDVPGTSWAAGDLAVWLARLGLLADPTVTVAEPFALTLVGQWDRAARWWHRAGESFAEAMAWADSPITADRVRAVELLDALGAVGSADRLRSGLRRDGVVAVPPRPRAATRANPAGLTNRQLDVAKLVARGFTNAEIADRLFISTKTADHHVSAVLAKLGVGNRRAVVVQADELGLG; this is translated from the coding sequence GTGAAACTGGTCGAAAGGGACCATCCGTTCGATGTCCTGCGGATGGCCATGGTGACCGCGGCGGCCGGGGAGGGCGCCGGTGTCGCGGTGGCCGGCGAACCCGGCATCGGCAAATCGGCCCTGATCGCGGCGGCCTGCCGGGAAGGCTCCGGCATCCGCGTCCTGCGGGCCAGCTGTGATCCGCTGAGCACACCCCGCCCGCTGGGACCGTTCCGTGATCTGGCCGGCGAGGCTGGGTTCTCGGCCGACCTCGCGCGCGAGCCGATGCTGTCCGAGATCTGCGAGCTGGTCTTCCGCGCCTTGCGGGCGGAGCCGACCATTCTGGTGATCGAGGATCTGCACTGGATCGACGCCGCCTCGGTCGACGTGCTGCGCTTTCTGGCCCGGCGGGTGCCCTCCATGCCGGTCGCGCTGCTGGTCAGTTACCGGGACCACGAGATCGGCCCCGGGCACTCGGCGCGAGTGCTGCTGGACGACTTCGCCCGGCTGGAACAGCTCACGACCGTGCGCCTGGCGGCCCTGACGGTGGCGGGCGTCGGCGAGCTGCTTCGCTCGACCGCCCTGGACCCGGTCCGGGTGCACACGCTGACCGGGGGCAACCCGTTCTTCGTCACCGAAGTGGTCAAAGAGCCCGACCTGCCCTTGCCGACTTCGGTCCGGGACGCGGTACTCGCCCGGACCGTGCCGGTCAGCCCGACGGACGTCGAGGTGCTGCAGCTGGTCGCCTGCGCGCCGGATCGGCTCGACGATCGCGCCCTGCCCGCCCTGGGCGTGGACCTGCCCACCCTGCGCCGGCTGGACCGCACCGGCCTGCTGATCCGCAGCCGGGACGGGCTGGTCTTCCGTCACGAACTGGCCCGCCAGGCCGTGGAGAGCACCATTCCCCCGGGCGGAGCGCCGCAGCTGCACGCGCGGCTGCTCGCGGCCCTGGAGCAGATCGACCCACCCGACCCGGCAGTGCTCACGCACCACGCGGTCGGCGCCCGAGACTCCGCCCGGGCCACCCGGTACGCCCGCGCGGCGGCCCAACAAGCCACGAGCGCCGGCTCCCACACCGAGGCGGTGGCTTTCTATCGCACCGCCCTGACCCACCTGGTCGGGGCATCGGCCGGCGAGCGCGCCGATCTGCTGCTGCATCTGGGCTTCGAGGAGTACATGACCAATCGCCTGAACGCGGCGATCCGGACGGTCAGTGCGACCTTCCCCCTGTGGCAGGAGGCCGCCGACCCACGTGGGCTGGCCACCGCCCACGAGGAGGTCGCCGTGTTCGAGTACTACAACGCCCGCCGCCGGCAGGCCGAGGAACATGCGGAACGGGCCTGCGCCATCGCCGGCGAAGCCGGTCCCGAGCTGACGTTCGGGCAGGCCCGGGCGACTCGCGGCTACCTGGCCTACATGCGCAACGACTTCGACCTCGCGCTGGCCTGTCACGACGACGCCGGCCGCATTGCCGAGACCGGCCAGGACCAACCACTGGCCATCCGCACCCGCCTGGTCCGAGCCGCGGCCGCTCTGTCCGGCGGTGACGAGTCGGCGCGCGCCTCGCTCGCGCAGCTGATCGAGGCGGCCCGGAACCACAACCTGGACGAGCTCGCCTCGACCGGCTACTCCAACCTGGCCAACCTCGATGTCGAACAGCGCCGGCTGCGGGATGCGCAACACGTCCTGGAACAGTCCCTGCCGTTCACCGACGAACGCGACATCCCGATCTGCCGGCAGTGGCAGACCGGCGTCCGGTCCCGGTTGCACTTCGCCCGCGGGCGCTTCAGCGCCGCACTCGAAGACGCCGACTTCGTCCTGCACGGTGACGGCATGCCGTTGGCGACCGTCTGGCCGCTGCTGGTGACGGCGCTGGCCCCGCTCCGGCAGGGCACCGTCCGGCCCACTCCCGATCCGTTGGACGCGGCCTGGGACCTGGTCGGCCGCATCGACGAGCCACTGCGCCGATCGGCCGTGTTCTCGGCGCTGGCCGAACGGATGTGGATGACCGGAGTGCCCGATGACCGGGTCATTCAGGACGCCCCCGGCGAGCTCGCCCGGCTCCTCGATGTGCCCGGAACCTCCTGGGCCGCAGGTGATCTCGCCGTGTGGCTGGCGCGGTTGGGCTTGCTCGCCGATCCGACGGTCACCGTGGCCGAGCCGTTCGCGCTGACCTTGGTCGGCCAATGGGACCGCGCGGCGCGGTGGTGGCACCGCGCCGGCGAGTCCTTCGCCGAGGCGATGGCCTGGGCCGACTCCCCCATCACCGCCGACCGGGTCCGGGCCGTCGAACTGCTCGACGCCCTGGGCGCCGTCGGCTCCGCCGACCGGCTCCGGTCCGGCCTGCGCCGCGACGGGGTGGTTGCCGTCCCGCCCCGGCCCCGGGCCGCCACCCGGGCCAATCCCGCCGGGTTGACCAACCGCCAGCTCGATGTCGCCAAGCTGGTCGCCCGCGGGTTCACCAACGCCGAGATCGCCGACCGGCTCTTCATCTCGACGAAGACGGCTGACCATCACGTGTCCGCGGTGTTGGCCAAGCTGGGCGTGGGCAACCGGCGCGCGGTCGTCGTCCAGGCCGACGAACTCGGGCTCGGCTGA